ATCCAGAAGGTACGTATGCCGACGGCCAGCTCCGCGGTGCCCGCGTCGGCGTCGACCCAGCCGATGCCTCCGCAGTACGGGCCACGGGGTGCGGTCTCCAGGGCCTCGATGATCCGCAGGGCGCTGGACTTGGGCGCGCCGGTGACGGAGCCGGGCGGGAAGGTGGCGGCGAGGAGCTCCGGCCACCCGGCCTCCTCGCGCAGGATTCCGGTGACCGTGGAGACGAGGTGGACGAGGCCGGGGTGTTCCTCGACCGCGCAGAGGGCGGGGACGGCGACGCTGCCGGGCTCGCTGACGCGTCCCAGGTCGTTGCGGACCAGGTCGACGATCATCACGTTCTCGGCGTGGTCCTTGGGGAGGAGGTCCGCGACGGTGCGGCCCGTTCCCTTGATGGGGCCCGAGGTGACGAGGGCCCCCTCGCGGCGGAGGTACAGCTCGGGGGACGCGGTGGCGATCTCCACGCCATGGGCGGGCAGCCGAATCGTTCCCGCGTACGGAGCGGGGTTGCCCCGGGCCAGCAGCGCGGTGAGGGCGTCGACGTCGGCGGCGGCCGGGTCCGGCAGCGGCGCGGTCAGCACCCTGCAGAGGTTCGCCTGGTAGACCTCGCCGCGCGCGATGTGTTCGCGCACGCGTCGGACGCCCGCGATGTACGCGGCGCGGTCGAGCGAGGACGTCCAGTCACCGGTCCCGGGTCCGCGCCAGGCACCCGGCAGGGGCGTGGGCACCGGGTCGGGCCGCACGTCCCCGAAGCGGGCGCAGGTCAGGCGGCCTTCGAAGTCCGCACAGACGGCCCAGAAGCCGGCGGAGTCCAGGGCCTCGGGATCATGGGTGACGTCCCGGAGGTCGGTCGCGACGAGGCCGCCGAAGCGGGCCAGAGGAGCAAAGTCGTGCACGCATCGAGTCTAGGTCGGCCGACGGCGTGACCCCGGGCCGTCGCCGGAGGGCGGCTCCGCGCCACTCGGGGAACACGGCGAGTGAACGCCGTACGAACCCTCCGGGGTGCCCGACCGGGTGCCTCGGTCGGTGCGCAGGTCAGCACGCTGCGGAAACGCGTTTTTGTGCTGGCCCAGGAATCCGCTAGAGTTCAACACGTCGCCGGGACGCGCAAGCGGATCGGAAACGACAAGCGGACGTGGCTCAGTTGGTAGAGCATCACCTTGCCAAGGTGAGGGTCGCGAGTTCGAATCTCGTCGTCCGCTCGATGTGGGGGATCTTCCCGAACCCCTGTTATCACTCCTGGTGGAGTGGCCGAGAGGCGAGGCAACGGCCTGCAAAGCCGTCTACACGGGTTCAAATCCCGTCTCCACCTCCAAGGACGATTAGCTCAGCGGGAGAGCGCTTCCCTGACACGGAAGAGGTCACTGGTTCAATCCCAGTATCGTCCACTGGATCCTCGGATCCTGGATCTTCGGATCACCCGCGCGATTAGCTCAGCGGGAGAGCGCTTCCCTGACACGGAAGAGGTCACTGGTTCAATCCCAGTATCGCGCACACAGTTCGGAGCACGTTCGAGTACGACGTGTGGACCCCGCGCGATTAGCTCAGCGGGAGAGCGCTTCCCTGACACGGAAGAGGTCACTGGTTCAATCCCAGTATCGCGCACGCAGTACGCAGTACCTTCGGGTACGTCGTGTGCACCCCGCGCGATTAGCTCAGCGGGAGAGCGCTTCCCTGACACGGAAGAGGTCACTGGTTCAATCCCAGTATCGCGCACCACCTGAAGAAGCCCCCGGCCCTGCGGCCGGGGGCTTCTTCGTGCTCAGGAGGAGAAGAGCATCCGGCCGAAGCCGCGCTGGCGGTAGTGACCGCCGTGGTGGCCGCCCTGGTGCGGGGCGCCCCAGGCGGGGGCGGCGGGAGCGGGCTGCGCCGGGTAGGCCGGCGGGGCGGGCGGGGCCTGCTGGGACCACTGGGACTCCAGGCGGGTCAGGGCCTCCAGCTCGCCGAAGTCCAGGAATATCCCGCGACAGCCGCTGCACTGCTCGATCTGGACGCCGTTGCGGTTGTACGTGTGCATGGCCGCATGGCACTTGGGACACTGCATGCTCGGCTCAACTCCCTGACATTGCCGTTCGAATGGTGGCTTCACCCTATGTGGACGCCGAAGGGGCCCGGTCGGTTCGATGTCCGGCGATACGCGCGCAGGTGTCGATCATCACGTCCTCCACCTCGTCGAGCGGCCGGCCCTCGGCCGTGGACTTCGCGAGCGCGAGGGCGGCCGTCTGGACCGTCAGGGCCCGGGCCGGGACGTCGAGTTGGATCCACGGATCGGCCCCGACGGCAGGACCCCCCGCCTCCTGGTACGCGCCGAGGAACCGGGACCACACCTCCGGTGGCAGGATCCCGGCCGCGAACCAGGCGGCGGGGCGGGCCAGATCCCACGCGGGGTCGCCGAGGCCGAGGTCGTCGATGTCGATGAACCGCCAGGGGCGGTCATCCGCCGTGCGGACGTCGCGGACCAGTTGGCCGAGGTGGAAGTCGCCGTGGCAGAGGAGCCGGGGGCCGGACGCCCTGGTGTCGGGGACGGTCCGCCAGGCGCGGAGCACGGTGGCGGTGGCCGGGTGGTCCGGCGCCGTGCGACGCATCCGGTCCACCGCGAGGGACACCTTGAGCGGCGCCCGCATGGCCGGGAGCCGCGGGGCGGGCGCCGGCGGAGGCGCGGTGCGGTGGAGCAGGGCGAGGAGCCGCGCCGCGTCCTCCCAGGGGGCGGCGTCGGGGTCCTCCGGGTCGACGGGCGGACCGTACGGCCAGACGGTGACGGGCCGGCCGTCGAGCCCGGCGGTGCCGGACGGCGCGTCCGGCAGCGGGAGCGGAGGCAGGAACACACCGGCGACGTCGGGGTGGGCGGCCAGCGCCAGGCGGGCGCGGTGCTCCTCGGGGTGGGTGCCGGGGGCGTGCGCCTTCGCGACGAGCACTCCGTGGCGTACGACGGTCCCGTCGTCCCGGTCCGCGAGCACACCGACGAGTCCGCTCGCGCAGTGGCAGGGGGTGCCGGGCAGCGGGTGAGCGGCGGCCCGCGCGACGGCGGCGAGCCGGTCGAGCGCGGTGGGGGCGGTGGGGGGAGCGGGCGAGGCCTGGGGTGGCACGGTCGGGGTCTGGGAGGGCTGCGTGGGGGAGGTCGGGGCTGCGGAGTCCACGCGGGGAGCGTACGCGTCGGGGCGGGACCCCGGTCGGGAGGGGAAGGGTTCCGGGAAGCGCGAAGGCCGGTCAGCTCCCCAGCTGACCGGCCTCACGCTGCCGTCCGCCACACCCCCGTCCCCACGGGGTTGATGGCCGGATGTTCCCGACCCGGGCCGCTCTCCCGGGTCCGGGACGCTGTTCAGCGCCCCAACATCACGCCCACGGACGACGCCTGTGTGACCACCGCGTCCCAGCCGCCGAAGACGACCACGAGCAGGGCCGCGAGAGGGAGGACCATGGCCGTGGCCACCAGGGGGTGACGTCGGCCCGAAGGGCTGCTGATCGACCGCGGTGCCGTGTACGCCATGGTTCCTCTCCTGTCGTGTTCTGGCGCGGCGGGTGCGTGACCTCGGGGGACGAGTGCTGCACCCGCCGCTGATGACAACACTAGGGAGCCGGGGGCGCCCGGACGTCATGCCCGCGTACCGACTTACGGGCCTCCCGGAGGATGACGCCCCACCGCACGGCGTACTCCCCTGGGTGGAGACGGCCGTCCGGAAGTGGGGGTCTTCCCGGAGGGGTCGTCGGGGCGGCAGCGCGTACCGGGCAGGCCACGGGGCGTGACATCGCTCACTTCGCCGGAGCCCGCGCGCACCTCAGGGCCCCGGAGCCCGCCGAACCGCCCTCCGCGGCTCGTCGGCCGTTTCGCGACCGTCCGTCAAGTGATCGGTGGCGAAGGGATGTTGGGCCGTGACCTGAGGCCGTACGGTCCCCCCTCGTCCCCCTCAGCACTGACAATCGATCCCGGTGCGAGGGCGCGGCCTATGAGCACGTGCGGGCGCCACTACGTAAGCTGTGCCACGTCGAACGGACGAGGGGACGGACATGGCGATGATGCGGCTCCGGCGCGAGGATCCGCGGATCGTCGGGTCGTTCCGGCTCCACCGCAGGCTGGGGGCCGGCGGGATGGGGGTCGTGTACCTCGGGTCCGACCGGCGGGGGCAGCGCGTGGCGCTCAAGGTGATCCGGCCGGATCTGGCCGAGGACCAGGAGTTCCGGTCGCGCTTCGCCCGTGAGGTGTCGGCGGCCCGGCGGATCCGCGGCGGCTGCACGGCCCGGCTGGTCGCCGCCGACCTGGAGGCCGAGCGCCCCTGGTTCGCCACCCAGTACGTGCCCGGCCCCTCCCTGCACGACCGGGTCGCCGAGGAGGGCGGGCTGCGCGCCGCCGACGTCGCCTCGATCGGGGCCGCGCTCTCGGAGGGCCTCGTCGCCGTCCATGAGGCCGGGGTCGTGCACCGGGACCTCAAGCCCTCGAACATCCTGCTCTCCCCCAAGGGCCCCCGGATCATCGACTTCGGTATCGCCTGGGCCACCGGGGCCAGCACGCTCACCCACGTGGGGACGGCCGTGGGTTCGCCCGGCTTCCTCGCGCCGGAGCAGGTGCGCGGCGCGGCCGTCACCCCGGCCACGGACGTGTTCTCGCTCGGTGCCACCCTCGCGTACGCGGCGATGGCCGACTCCCCCTTCGGGCACGGGAGTTCGGAGGTCATGCTCTATCGGGTGGTGCACGAGGAGCCGCAGCTGAACGGCGTCCCCGACGCGCTGGCCCCGCTGATCCGGGCCTGTCTGGCGAAGGACCCGGAGGAACGCCCCAGCACGCTGCAGCTGTCGATGCGGCTCAAGGAGATCGCCGCGCGCGAGGCTCAGGGTCTGCCGGTGTCGCGTCCGCCCGTCCAGCGGGAGCGGGCCGAGGAGCGGAACACCGTCCGGCCCACCGAGCGGTACACCGAGCGGGACACCCACGGCCCCGAGCGGGACGCGGAGCGGGCGCAGGGGCGTGGCCCCGGGCCTTCCTCCCGGCCCTCGGCGGGTCCGCGGACGGGTGGCTCACGGGCCTCTCAGTCACGTCCCGGCACCCGGCCCGGCGCCCGTACGACGTCGACGGGGCGCCGCCCCGCCAACCCCCGCCTGCTGCGGCAGCGGCTCTTCGTCTTCGTGGTCGTGACGCTGGTCGTCGCCCTGGGCATCGCCGCCGCGCAGGCCTTGCAGGGCTGATCCACAAGGCACCTCCCAGGACGGCGAAGAGCCGACCGGAAGGTCGTGGGACCTCGGTCGGCTCGTCACTACCGGGAGGTCCCTGGACCTCGGTCGGCTTGCGCTGTCAGGACTCCGGGCGGCCCGTCGCCACCGCGTAGAACGCGACCGCGGCCGCCGCACCGACGTTGAGCGAGTCGACGCCGTGGGCCATCGGGATGCGCACCCATTCGTCGGCCGCGCGCAGCGCCTGCGTCGAGAGGCCGTCGCCCTCCGCGCCGAGCATCAGCGCCACCCGCTCCAGCCGGTGCGGGGCCGCCTCGTCGATCGACGCCGCCTTCTCCGCCGGGGTGAGCGCGAGGAGCTTGAACCCCGCCTCCCGTACGGCCTCCAGGCCGCGGGGCCAGCTGTCCAGGCGGGCGTACGGGACGGAGAAGACCGCGCCCATCGAGACCTTGACGGAGCGCCGGTAGAGCGGGTCCGCGCAGTCCGGGGAGAGCAGGACGGCGTCCATGCCCAGGGCCGCGGCGCTGCGGAAGATGGCGCCGATGTTGGTGTGGTCGTTGACCGACTCCATGATCACCACCCGGCGGGCACCGGCGAGCAGCTCGGTCGCGTCCGGGAGCGGCTTGCGCTGCATGGAGGCGAGGGCGCCACGGTGCACGTGGTAGCCGGTGACGCGCTCGGCGAGGTCCGGCTGGATCGCGTACACCGGCGCCGGAACCTCGTCGATGACGTCCCGCATGACGTCGACCCACTTGGCGGAGAGCAGCATCGACCGCATCTCGTAGCCGGCCTGCCTGGCCCGGCGGATGACCTTCTCGCCCTCGGCGATGAACAGGCCCTCGGCGGGCTCGCGTCTGCGCCGGAGCTCGACGTCGGTCAGGCCGGTGTAGTCACGCAGGCGCGGGTCGTCGGGGTCGTCGATCGTGATGAGTTCGGCCACGGGGTGATACTGCCTTGTCCGGGGTGTGGTGCCAATGGTGCGCGACGGTTGGTTACAGGTTTCAGTTACCTGTGGTTACTTCACCAGCTT
Above is a genomic segment from Streptomyces sp. NBC_00094 containing:
- a CDS encoding serine/threonine-protein kinase — translated: MAMMRLRREDPRIVGSFRLHRRLGAGGMGVVYLGSDRRGQRVALKVIRPDLAEDQEFRSRFAREVSAARRIRGGCTARLVAADLEAERPWFATQYVPGPSLHDRVAEEGGLRAADVASIGAALSEGLVAVHEAGVVHRDLKPSNILLSPKGPRIIDFGIAWATGASTLTHVGTAVGSPGFLAPEQVRGAAVTPATDVFSLGATLAYAAMADSPFGHGSSEVMLYRVVHEEPQLNGVPDALAPLIRACLAKDPEERPSTLQLSMRLKEIAAREAQGLPVSRPPVQRERAEERNTVRPTERYTERDTHGPERDAERAQGRGPGPSSRPSAGPRTGGSRASQSRPGTRPGARTTSTGRRPANPRLLRQRLFVFVVVTLVVALGIAAAQALQG
- a CDS encoding chorismate-binding protein → MHDFAPLARFGGLVATDLRDVTHDPEALDSAGFWAVCADFEGRLTCARFGDVRPDPVPTPLPGAWRGPGTGDWTSSLDRAAYIAGVRRVREHIARGEVYQANLCRVLTAPLPDPAAADVDALTALLARGNPAPYAGTIRLPAHGVEIATASPELYLRREGALVTSGPIKGTGRTVADLLPKDHAENVMIVDLVRNDLGRVSEPGSVAVPALCAVEEHPGLVHLVSTVTGILREEAGWPELLAATFPPGSVTGAPKSSALRIIEALETAPRGPYCGGIGWVDADAGTAELAVGIRTFWIDRPEGVLRFGTGAGITWGSDPEREWEETELKAARLVAIASGAYESGAYEASGKAISR
- a CDS encoding phosphotransferase family protein, whose amino-acid sequence is MPGTPCHCASGLVGVLADRDDGTVVRHGVLVAKAHAPGTHPEEHRARLALAAHPDVAGVFLPPLPLPDAPSGTAGLDGRPVTVWPYGPPVDPEDPDAAPWEDAARLLALLHRTAPPPAPAPRLPAMRAPLKVSLAVDRMRRTAPDHPATATVLRAWRTVPDTRASGPRLLCHGDFHLGQLVRDVRTADDRPWRFIDIDDLGLGDPAWDLARPAAWFAAGILPPEVWSRFLGAYQEAGGPAVGADPWIQLDVPARALTVQTAALALAKSTAEGRPLDEVEDVMIDTCARIAGHRTDRAPSAST
- a CDS encoding zf-TFIIB domain-containing protein, whose translation is MQCPKCHAAMHTYNRNGVQIEQCSGCRGIFLDFGELEALTRLESQWSQQAPPAPPAYPAQPAPAAPAWGAPHQGGHHGGHYRQRGFGRMLFSS
- a CDS encoding RNA methyltransferase → MAELITIDDPDDPRLRDYTGLTDVELRRRREPAEGLFIAEGEKVIRRARQAGYEMRSMLLSAKWVDVMRDVIDEVPAPVYAIQPDLAERVTGYHVHRGALASMQRKPLPDATELLAGARRVVIMESVNDHTNIGAIFRSAAALGMDAVLLSPDCADPLYRRSVKVSMGAVFSVPYARLDSWPRGLEAVREAGFKLLALTPAEKAASIDEAAPHRLERVALMLGAEGDGLSTQALRAADEWVRIPMAHGVDSLNVGAAAAVAFYAVATGRPES